One window of Chamaesiphon minutus PCC 6605 genomic DNA carries:
- a CDS encoding 2Fe-2S iron-sulfur cluster-binding protein, with amino-acid sequence MPQVTAQGKNFTCESGANLRQVLLANGVDLYNGNAKIINCMGIGTCGTCAVALEGDVSAPNWKDTARRSFPPHTPSRNLRLACQTQVLGDITVSKFTAFWGQGLDRAW; translated from the coding sequence ATGCCTCAAGTCACCGCGCAAGGAAAAAACTTTACCTGTGAATCGGGAGCCAATCTCCGCCAGGTTTTACTCGCCAATGGGGTGGATCTCTATAATGGTAATGCCAAAATCATCAATTGTATGGGCATTGGCACCTGCGGCACCTGTGCGGTCGCGCTCGAAGGTGATGTATCTGCGCCAAACTGGAAAGATACTGCCAGACGTAGCTTCCCACCCCATACTCCGTCTAGAAACCTCCGACTCGCTTGTCAGACCCAAGTTTTGGGCGATATTACCGTCAGTAAATTTACCGCGTTCTGGGGGCAAGGACTCGATCGAGCCTGGTAA
- a CDS encoding SagB/ThcOx family dehydrogenase: MIDSFSQHYHQRTKYDPETISSKSQGLDWSQQPSSYKEYKIGTIYDLKPYLQATKQDVESQWWQRLSHFLLCSYGLTARMQTMGEPMYLRAAPSAGGLYPAEIYLVARGNSLLPAGLYNYQVKDHTLIHFWANDVWQNIQVACFNHPALAIADLSLITTAVFYRSAWRYQDRAYRRIFLDTGHLLGNIELAGAINGFRPYFVGGFIDRQIDELLYLNTEEEGVVTVIPIVDLDVHPDLNIPAFPSALPSKINLEYPELPDGQLLKYCHQMTEIAQFRQLPANVSAIDPVELGDKYNFPFCLKISTATSPISWQDEVPLAGLENTILKRRSTRAYTGGALMLEELNAILDFTYHPQHYIEQDLDPNPDYFDLGLIETFIAVSGVNGLEEGCYYYAPKAQELRQIRFKNFRQELHYLCLGQELGRDAGATIFHTADLQMAVQKYGDRAYRYLHLDAGHLGQRLNLAAIRLDVGVSGIAGFFDDRVNEVLGIPEDEAVLYITTLGRPG; encoded by the coding sequence ATGATTGATTCCTTTTCGCAGCATTATCATCAGCGGACAAAATACGATCCAGAGACGATCTCATCCAAGAGCCAGGGGCTGGACTGGAGTCAACAACCGTCATCGTACAAAGAATATAAAATCGGCACTATTTACGATCTCAAACCATATTTACAAGCCACCAAACAAGATGTCGAAAGTCAGTGGTGGCAAAGGTTGTCGCATTTCTTATTGTGTAGCTATGGATTAACAGCCAGAATGCAAACAATGGGCGAACCGATGTATTTACGTGCCGCTCCCTCCGCAGGTGGCTTGTATCCAGCCGAGATTTATTTAGTAGCTCGCGGTAATAGTTTGTTACCTGCTGGATTATATAATTATCAAGTCAAAGATCATACTTTAATACATTTTTGGGCAAACGATGTTTGGCAGAATATTCAAGTTGCTTGTTTCAATCATCCAGCTTTGGCGATCGCCGATCTAAGCTTAATTACTACAGCCGTATTTTATCGATCGGCATGGCGATATCAAGATCGGGCATATCGACGGATTTTTCTAGATACCGGACATTTATTAGGCAATATCGAACTAGCTGGCGCGATTAATGGATTTCGGCCTTATTTTGTGGGTGGTTTTATCGATCGCCAGATCGACGAGTTACTATATCTCAATACCGAAGAAGAAGGTGTTGTCACTGTTATTCCGATCGTCGATCTCGATGTACACCCCGATCTGAATATTCCTGCTTTCCCCTCAGCATTACCTTCAAAAATCAATTTAGAATATCCAGAATTACCCGATGGACAATTGTTAAAATATTGCCATCAAATGACGGAAATCGCTCAATTTAGACAACTACCAGCAAATGTAAGTGCGATCGATCCAGTCGAACTCGGAGACAAATATAACTTTCCATTTTGCCTCAAGATTTCTACCGCAACTTCACCGATTAGTTGGCAAGATGAGGTGCCATTAGCTGGGTTAGAAAATACAATTCTCAAACGTCGATCGACTCGTGCCTATACAGGTGGAGCATTAATGCTCGAAGAACTCAATGCGATCTTAGATTTCACTTACCATCCTCAACATTATATCGAGCAAGATTTAGATCCCAATCCCGACTATTTTGACTTGGGTTTAATCGAGACATTTATCGCTGTCTCCGGTGTAAATGGTTTAGAAGAAGGTTGTTATTATTATGCCCCAAAAGCACAAGAACTTCGACAAATTCGCTTCAAAAACTTTCGCCAAGAATTACATTATCTGTGCTTGGGACAAGAATTAGGCCGCGATGCTGGAGCTACAATCTTTCATACTGCCGATCTACAAATGGCCGTCCAAAAATATGGCGATCGAGCTTATCGTTATTTACATTTAGATGCCGGACATTTAGGTCAACGTTTGAATTTAGCCGCAATTCGTCTAGATGTTGGCGTTAGTGGGATTGCGGGATTTTTTGACGATCGAGTCAATGAAGTTTTAGGCATTCCCGAAGATGAAGCTGTCCTATATATTACGACATTAGGACGTCCAGGTTAA